Sequence from the Calditrichota bacterium genome:
TTAAACTTACTTCTCGATCACTATTGCCTTGCTCACCGCCTGCCCACCGGCTTGCAAATGCAACTGATACCATCCCGCGGGCAGGGCGGAGCCGTCCAATGTAAGTACTTCCCTTCCTGTCCCCATCCACCCCGCCGGCGCCAGGTCCCGGACGACGCGCCCGAGGGGGTCGATGAGGAGTAACGATACCTGTTTGCCGCTATTCATAGCGGCATTGCCCCAATGAATTGGGGCAAACACCACCGTCGCCCGCGAGTTGAACGGGTTAGGGAAGACATTGAGCGTAATGTCCGAAGGTGTATACGCTGGGTCGGGTTCAATGCTGTTTTCGGTCTCGCGGAATTTGAAGAGCCAGGCATCTCTCTCTTGCGCGCCGAACGAGTAAGTCATTCCAGCAGTAACAAAGCTTGCATTACCTGTTGAGGCAATACTCCACAGTCCATCATGGCTCTCTCCACCAACGATTTGTTCCCAATTCTCCTCTCCAATTTCATTAGTTCCGACTAAATAAGCATTAGCAAAACCATCTTGACCATTAGTCCAACCGACAACAATAAAACCCGCTTCAGTCAACACACAATTGCTATAATGATTCCGTCTATCTTGATTCCGAAGATTAGATCTCCAAACGGAATTGAATTCGCGATCAATTCTCATTATCCAACTGTAGCCAATATTCTCATTTTCGTCAATATGTCCTCCCAGAAGAGTGTAGCCATCTGGTGAGGAAATGATGTCATATAAATACAAATCACCGTTAGCCGTGAAATCCCGTGCGATGTCGTATTGGCCATTCTCTTGGAATTGCACTAAGTTGCCAACAGAATCAAGGAAGTCGTTTCTAACTTCTCACCACAAAGAACACCAAGAGCACATAGTCTTCCTGGTGATCTTGGTGTGCTTGGTGCTAATATCGCTTGGATTCGGCACAGTGCCTCACACCTTCCTCCAGCGACAGGAACGTCGCGTCATAGCCAGCCTCCCGAATCTTCCCCATCACCGCTTCGGTGTGGTATTGATACTTCTCTCGCATGTCTTCGGGCATATCGATGTATTCGATATTGACTGGAACGTCCATCGCCGCGCATACCGCACTTGCCAGATCGTTCCAACTGCGCGCCTGTCCCGCTCCGCAGTTGAAAATGCCGTTAACCTCCGGGTTTTCCAGCAAGTAAAGTGTCATCGCCACCGCATCTTCGACATAGATGAAATCCCGCACCTGTTCGCCGTCGGCATACTCAGGCATGTAGGACTTGAAGAGCCGGATCCGACCAGTTGCCTGCACCTGCTCGAATGCCTTGTTCACTACCGACCGCATCTCGCCCTTGTGATCCTCACCCGGGCCAAAGACGTTGAAGTACCGAATTCCTGCCACCTGTTCCAACGCCCCCGTCTCCCATGCCCAGCGGTCAAAGAGCAGTTTTGACTTGCCGTAGAGGTTAAGCGGCACCAGATGCGGGATAAGTGAGTGATCGTCGGAATACCCTTGTGACCCGTCGCCATAGGTCGCTGCGCTCGACGCATAGACAATTCGCACCCCCCGTCTCAGGCACCACCGGCACAACTCCTGCGAGTAGCGGAAGTTGTTGTCCATCAGATAGTCCTCGTCGGTCTCGGTCGTCGAACTGCACGCGCCCATGTGAATAACCAGCCGGGCGTCGTCGAATGCGCCCCCTCCCAACCGATTGCGGAAGTCAGCCTTTTCAATGTAATGCCGGAATCGCAGCAATTCAAGGTTCGCTTCCTTACCGGGGTGGTTCAAGTGATCGACGACGATAATGTCGTCTTCCCCGCGCCGGTTGAGCGCCTTCACTACATTGCTGCCGATGAACCCGGCGCCTCCGGTTACGATGAATTGCATCTCAGTTCCCTCTCCGGTAGCCGACCAGACGTGCCCAAACCGACCCAAAGTAGAGCCGGCTTTTCATCAGGACCGGCATCCGGTATTCGTCGTCGGTCAACCAAACTTGCAGCGATCCCTCGCGGCGAAAGATGCCCGACGACTGAAGGAGCGGCTCGACCACTAAACAGTCGAACGTCCCGGCTGGAGCGTCGATCCTTTCCCGGCCCAGGACTCTGACTTCGAGGTCATATGTCTTGTCGATGTCGTGCACGGCGATAAGGACCGACTGGCCCGGGATTAGTTCCCTGCGGCGAACCTCGTAGAAAGCGGTCAGAATATCGACCACGCCCGGCTTGACACTAAGAGTTTCCGGCGGA
This genomic interval carries:
- the rfaD gene encoding ADP-glyceromanno-heptose 6-epimerase translates to MQFIVTGGAGFIGSNVVKALNRRGEDDIIVVDHLNHPGKEANLELLRFRHYIEKADFRNRLGGGAFDDARLVIHMGACSSTTETDEDYLMDNNFRYSQELCRWCLRRGVRIVYASSAATYGDGSQGYSDDHSLIPHLVPLNLYGKSKLLFDRWAWETGALEQVAGIRYFNVFGPGEDHKGEMRSVVNKAFEQVQATGRIRLFKSYMPEYADGEQVRDFIYVEDAVAMTLYLLENPEVNGIFNCGAGQARSWNDLASAVCAAMDVPVNIEYIDMPEDMREKYQYHTEAVMGKIREAGYDATFLSLEEGVRHCAESKRY
- a CDS encoding T9SS type A sorting domain-containing protein, whose amino-acid sequence is MQFQENGQYDIARDFTANGDLYLYDIISSPDGYTLLGGHIDENENIGYSWIMRIDREFNSVWRSNLRNQDRRNHYSNCVLTEAGFIVVGWTNGQDGFANAYLVGTNEIGEENWEQIVGGESHDGLWSIASTGNASFVTAGMTYSFGAQERDAWLFKFRETENSIEPDPAYTPSDITLNVFPNPFNSRATVVFAPIHWGNAAMNSGKQVSLLLIDPLGRVVRDLAPAGWMGTGREVLTLDGSALPAGWYQLHLQAGGQAVSKAIVIEK